A genomic region of Dreissena polymorpha isolate Duluth1 chromosome 4, UMN_Dpol_1.0, whole genome shotgun sequence contains the following coding sequences:
- the LOC127879116 gene encoding uncharacterized protein LOC127879116 — protein sequence MMQDIRDTVLLHQHMIDPDGVQSRSRNCLYRREYTNRGPNFLIHIDGYDKLKKYGFAIHGSICGFSRRVLWLRKARTNNDPKVIAGYFLQYVHAIIGVPRCIRMDDGTENIDVIDMQRAFRWNHDSCRKKRIEAWWRQLRRLCINFWMEKFSRFQEEQLLSTALDIDMSSRMSLTGLWWNGMNIWCVIRQETYQLENLNFCSGIQNYMNH from the exons ATGATGCAGGATATCAG AGACACAGTTCTTCTACACCAACACATGATAGACCCCGATGGTGTTCAGAGCAGATCTCGAAACTGTTTGTATCGGAGGGAATATACCAACAGAGGGCCAAACTTCCTGATCCACATAGATGGCTACGACAAATTGAAAAAGTATGGCTTTGCCATACATGGTTCAATATGTGG TTTTTCACGGCGTGTTCTTTGGCTACGAAAAGCAAGGACAAACAATGATCCTAAAGTCATAGCTGGCTACTTTCTCCAGTATGTGCATGCAATTATAG GAGTTCCACGTTGTATAAGAATGGATGATGGAACTGAAAACATTGACGTTATTGACATGCAAAGGGCATTTAGATGGAACCATGATTCCTgtaggaaaaag AGGATAGAAGCATGGTGGCGACAACTCCGTCGCCTTTGCATTAATTTCTGGATGGAGAAATTTTCAAGGTTTCAAGAAGAACAGCTATTGTCAACTGCCTTGGACATAGACAT GTCATCCAGAATGAGCTTGACAGGTCTGTGGTGGAATGGAATGAACATATGGTGCGTCATTAGGCAGGAGACCTACCAACTGGAAAACCTGAACTTTTGTTCAGGCATCCAGAATTatatg AACCATTGA